From a single Pelmatolapia mariae isolate MD_Pm_ZW linkage group LG20, Pm_UMD_F_2, whole genome shotgun sequence genomic region:
- the ddost gene encoding dolichyl-diphosphooligosaccharide--protein glycosyltransferase 48 kDa subunit: MAALTAVMQTNWTGSLSSSKKRTGMVLTRRFKLLDNSVLLLLSLASVLHCALADGKTLVLLDNLNIKDTHSIFFRSLADRGFDLTFKTADDPSLSLIKYGQFLYDHLIIFSPSVEDFGGNINVETITSFIDGGGNVLVAASSDIGDPLRELGSECGIEFDEEKTAVIDHHNYDVSDPGEHTLIVADPENLLKAPTIVGKPTKKPVLFKGVGMVADPDNPLVLDILTGSSTSYSFFPDRPISQYPHAVGKNTLLIAGLQARNNARVVFSGSLDFFSDAFFNSAVQKATPGSQRHEQTGNMELAEALSRWVFKEAGVLRVGAVTHHRVGETNAPTAYTITDLVEYSIVIEMLSEGHWVPFDGDDIQLEFVRIDPFVRTYLKKNGGKYSVQFKLPDVYGVFQFKVDYNRLGYTHLYSSTQVSVRPLQHTQYERFIPSAYPYYASVFSMMAGLFVFSVVFLHMKEKEKSD; the protein is encoded by the exons ATGGCGGCGCTGACAGCAGTCATGCAGACGAACTGGACCGGTTCTTTATCATCGTCCAAAAAACGAACCGGAATGGTGTTAACGAGGCGTTTCAAGCTTTTGGACAATAGCGTCCTTTTATTGCTGTCGTTAGCCTCCGTGCTGCATTGTGCTTTGGCTGACGGTAAGACGTTGGTGCTGCTGGACAACCTCAACATCAAAGACACCCATTCAATCTTCTTCCGCAGTCTGGCAG ACCGTGGATTTGACCTCACCTTCAAGACCGCTGATGATCCCTCCCTGTCGCTGATCAAATACGGCCAGTTCCTGTACGACCACTTAATTATCTTCTCACCATCAGTTGAAG ACTTTGGTGGAAATATAAATGTGGAGACTATTACATCCTTCATTGATGGCGGGGGCAATGTCCTGGTTGCTGCAAGTTCAGACATCG GCGACCCTCTGAGGGAGCTGGGCAGTGAGTGTGGCATCGAGTTTGACGAGGAAAAGACTGCCGTCATTGATCATCACAACTATGATGTGTCTGATCCTGGAGAG CATACCCTGATTGTCGCTGACCCAGAGAACCTGCTGAAAGCTCCCACTATTGTCGGCAAACCCACCAAGAAACCTGTTTTATTCAAGGGTGTCGG CATGGTGGCAGACCCAGACAACCCTCTTGTCCTGGACATCCTTACTGGCTCCTCCACCTCCTACTCCTTTTTCCCTGACAGACCCATCTCACAG TACCCCCATGCTGTTGGCAAGAACACCCTGCTGATCGCTGGCCTCCAGGCTCGAAACAATGCCAGAGTGGTGTTTAGTGGCTCCTTGGACTTCTTCAGCGATGCCTTCTTCAACTCTGCTGTGCAGAAAGCCACACCAGGTTCACAGAG GCACGAGCAGACAGGGAACATGGAGCTGGCCGAGGCTCTGTCTCGCTGGGTGTTCAAGGAGGCTGGAGTCCTCAGAGTGGGAGCTGTTACCCATCATCGCGTGGGGGAAACCAACGCCCCCACAGCATACACCATCACCGACCTCGTG GAATACAGCATTGTCATTGAGATGTTGTCCGAGGGCCATTGGGTCCCATTCGACGGAGATGATATCCAGCTTGAGTTTGTGAGGATCGATCCCTTCGTCAGGACTTATCTCAAGAAAAATG GAGGTAAATACAGTGTCCAGTTCAAGCTGCCTGATGTGTATGGAGTCTTCCAGTTCAAAGTGGACTATAACCGACTAGGATATACACATCTCTACTCCTCCACCCAG GTATCGGTGCGTCCCCTGCAGCACACCCAGTATGAGCGTTTCATCCCCTCAGCCTACCCATACTATGCCAGTGTCTTCTCCATGATGGCTGGACTCTTTGTCTTCAGCGTAGTTTTCCTCCACATGAAAGAGAAGGAGAAGTCTGACTAA
- the plekhm2 gene encoding pleckstrin homology domain-containing family M member 2 isoform X1: protein MDQLKVKDRILENISFSVKKLQSYFAACEDETPAIRNHDRVLQRLCEHLDHALLYGLQDISSGYWVLVLHFTRREAVRQIDELQHIATNLGRSRAWLYLALSESSLESYLRLFQENQALLHKYYFKNALVCSHDHLTLFLTLVSGLEFIRFDLELDVPYLDVAPYMPEYYKPQNLLDFEERLPSSDSLSLHSFTSLTSTNLEWDDSAIAPSSEDYDFGDIFPVLQSLPSADWEEGDLTDQASCPRSSGSDPQTVISDTVVLSTTVKVKLPPVSPHSPTFRHNPFNEDSDTNTSADVTPVHVPSRHSSTTTGDDTEINSNELEVIRMAKRRKPTKKRRGKSFTDSISSTHNSISSEQVEMESSITSVDADLVNCPIVKLYDEGELRRSRLGSEVLDEGRDDGTGLRLPEMADTSMDSLGQPLCDVIDQLNGALDREDTWEHPEEEKNSKCSYRSSEPPAQQPFRKDSGGKPPDPAPGETSCSPLAKSPGFLPTSPVPADVCCFTPNSPDSAPTGGSHHDSTELSQSQTFSGGLEDEREAEAIAGQEPVLKEEEDAQTDKETFKAKEAKQVLQEEKLSPSESSHPAEFKVDNNHLLLLMIHVFRENEEQLFKMVRMSTGHMEGDLQPLYLLLTDCYIYLLRKGAAEKPYTVEDAVSYNELDYISVGLDQQTVTLVCTNRRRKFLLDTADTSLTSWFLTILKSAMVKGCREPPYPSVLTDATMEKLALTKFVSQESHSEVSEVSIKLYSLVHWEDPMDMTLSPQGGPPNLGGFSSTKEGSLQYRSGTTYLGKEQWKNCYLVLSNGILYLYAERTDVTPLLSVTMGGEHCGGCRRSNNTERPHAFQVVLTERPPLVLSANNEQDMAEWMQLLCQSVSKGVIPQGVSPTPCIPCCLVVTDKKLLTCHQDCQTSFFRSLGSADICDVIAVSLEADMEYCVIEFAADRAQFLPPWVLYFSGCGERDRLLQALDDAWKAIFQVELPHRDVSDPLVQKRCGEALELMKSAWQRADSLARGRAQREPWC from the exons atggatcaactgaaagtAAAGGATCGTATACTGGAAAATATCTCATTTTCTGTTAAGAAG CTGCAGAGTTACTTTGCTGCCTGCGAGGATGAAACTCCAGCTATTCGGAATCACGACCGGGTACTGCAACGGCTCTGTGAACACCTTGACCACGCTCTGCTATATGG GCTGCAAGACATTTCTTCGGGCTACTGGGTGCTGGTCCTTCACTTCACTAGAAGAGAGGCTGTGCGGCAGATAGATGAGCTTCAGCACATAGCAACCAACCTTGGTCGAA GTCGTGCATGGCTATACCTGGCACTGAGCGAGAGCTCTTTAGAGAGCTATCTTCGGCTCTTTCAGGAGAACCAAGCACTGCTGCATAAGTATTATTTCAA GAACGCACTGGTCTGCAGTCACGACCACCTCACACTCTTTCTCACGCTGGTGTCCGGCCTGGAGTTCATTCGCTTCGATCTGGAGCTG GATGTGCCCTATCTAGATGTGGCCCCCTACATGCCAGAATACTACAAACCACAGAACCTGCTGGACTTTGAGGAAAGACTGCCCAGCTCAGACAGCCTGTCTCTGCACTCCTTCACCTCCCTCACCTCCACCAACCTGGAGTGGGATGATAGTGCCATAGCTCCCTCTAGTGAAG ATTATGATTTTGGTGACATCTTCCCCGTGTTGCAGTCATTGCCAAGTGCAGACTGGGAAG AGGGTGACCTGACTGACCAGGCAAGCTGCCCACGGTCCAGTGGCTCTGATCCACAGACGGTCATAAGCGACACTGTGGTGCTTTCTACCACTGTGAAGGTGAAGCTACCGCCTGTGTCTCCTCACAGCCCCACATTCAGACACAACCCATTCAACGAGGACTCGGACACCAATACCTCAGCTGACGTCACACCAGTTCATGTGCCTAGCCGCCACAGTAGCACCACCACAGGGGATGACACGGAGATCAACAGCAATGAGCTTGAGGTTATTAG gatgGCAAAACGAAGGAAACCAACAAAGAAGAGACGTGGAAAGAGCTTTACCGATTCCATCAGCAGCACCCATAACTCCATCTCCTCTGAACAAGTGGAAATGGAAAGTAGCATCACTTCAGTAGATGCTGATTTAGTTAACTGCCCTATAGTGAAGCTGTATGATGAAGGAGAGTTGAGGAGAAGCCGGCTTGGATCAGAGGTTCTGGATGAAGGACGCGATGATGGAACAGGCCTGCGACTCCCAGAGATGGCAGACACCTCCATGGACAGCTTGGGCCAACCGCTGTGTGACGTCATTGACCAGCTCAATGGGGCTCTGGATCGAGAGGACACCTGGGAACAtccagaggaggagaaaaatagCAAATGCTCTTATCGGAGCTCCGAGCCTCCTGCACAGCAGCCCTTTCGTAAGGATTCAGGGGGTAAACCACCTGATCCGGCCCCAGGAGAGACCTCTTGCTCCCCTCTGGCCAAAAGCCCCGGCTTCCTGCCGACCTCTCCAGTTCCTGCAGACGTTTGCTGCTTTACCCCCAACAGTCCAGACTCTGCTCCCACGGGTGGTAGCCACCATGACTCTACAGAGCTTAGCCAGTCACAAACTTTTTCAGGTGGCCTTGAAGATGAAAGAGAAGCAGAAGCGATTGCAGGACAAGAACCCGTCttgaaggaggaggaagacgcacaaacagacaaagagACTTTTAAAGCCAAAGAAGCAAAACAAGTATTACAAGAGGAGAAGCTTAGTCCCTCTGAAAGTTCTCATCCTGCAGAGTTTAA GGTGGACAACAATCACTTGCTGCTGCTTATGATTCATGTGTTCAGAGAGAATGAGGAGCAGCTCTTCAAG atGGTGAGGATGAGCACAGGTCACATGGAGGGGGACCTGCAGCCTCTTTATCTGCTGCTGACTGACTGTTACATCTACCTTCTTAGAAAGG GTGCAGCAGAGAAGCCCTACACAGTAGAAGATGCTGTTTCTTATAACGAGCTGGACTACATATCA gtGGGCCTCGATCAGCAGACAGTAACTCTGGTTTGCACCAACAGACGAAGAAAATTCCTCTTGGACACAGCTGACACCTCGCTGACAAG TTGGTTCCTGACTATTCTCAAGTCAGCTATGGTAAAAGGATGTCGAGAGCCTCCGTACCCCTCAGTTCTGACAGACGCCACCATGGAAAAACTGGCTCTCACCAAATTTGTCTCCCAGGAGTCTCACTCCGAG GTATCTGAAGTGTCTATTAAACTGTATTCACTGGTTCACTGGGAGGATCCTATGGACATGACTTTATCTCCCCAAGGTGGTCCACCAAATCTTGGAGGATTTTCCAGCACAAAAGAAGGGTCTCTGCAGTATCGGTCTGGAACTACATACCTGGGTAAAGAGCAGTGGAAGAACTGCTACCTCGTTCTCAG TAATGGGATTCTGTACCTGTATGCAGAAAGAACAGATGTGACCCCCCTGCTCTCAGTCACCATGGG AGGAGAGCACTGTGGAGGCTGCCGTCGCTCAAACAACACAGAACGTCCACATGCTTTCCAAGTCGTCCTGACAGAGCGCCCCCCGCTGGTGCTCAGTGCAAATAACGAGCAGGACATGGCTGAGTGGATGCAGTTACTCTGCCAGTCTGTGTCTAAAGGG GTCATTCCTCAGGGTGTCTCCCCCACCCCGTGTATCCCATGTTGTCTCGTGGTGACCGACAAGAAGCTGCTGACTTGCCATCAGGACTGCCAGACGAGTTTCTTTCGTTCGCTGGGCAGTGCTGACATCTGTGATGTCATCGCTGTCAGCCTGGAGGCGGACATGGAGTACTGTGTTATT GAGTTTGCGGCTGATCGGGCACAGTTCCTCCCGCCCTGGGTTTTGTACTTCAGCGGCTGTGGAGAAAGAGATCGATTGCTGCAGGCTTTGGACGACGCATGGAAAGCCATTTTTCAG GTTGAGCTTCCTCACAGAGACGTTTCTGATCCATTGGTGCAGAAACGCTGCGGCGAGGCACTCGAGCTGATGAAGAGCGCCTGGCAGAGAGCCGACAGTCTGGCTCGAGGCAGAGCCCAGCGTGAACCGTGGTGCTGA
- the plekhm2 gene encoding pleckstrin homology domain-containing family M member 2 isoform X2: MDQLKVKDRILENISFSVKKLQSYFAACEDETPAIRNHDRVLQRLCEHLDHALLYGLQDISSGYWVLVLHFTRREAVRQIDELQHIATNLGRSRAWLYLALSESSLESYLRLFQENQALLHKYYFKNALVCSHDHLTLFLTLVSGLEFIRFDLELDVPYLDVAPYMPEYYKPQNLLDFEERLPSSDSLSLHSFTSLTSTNLEWDDSAIAPSSEEGDLTDQASCPRSSGSDPQTVISDTVVLSTTVKVKLPPVSPHSPTFRHNPFNEDSDTNTSADVTPVHVPSRHSSTTTGDDTEINSNELEVIRMAKRRKPTKKRRGKSFTDSISSTHNSISSEQVEMESSITSVDADLVNCPIVKLYDEGELRRSRLGSEVLDEGRDDGTGLRLPEMADTSMDSLGQPLCDVIDQLNGALDREDTWEHPEEEKNSKCSYRSSEPPAQQPFRKDSGGKPPDPAPGETSCSPLAKSPGFLPTSPVPADVCCFTPNSPDSAPTGGSHHDSTELSQSQTFSGGLEDEREAEAIAGQEPVLKEEEDAQTDKETFKAKEAKQVLQEEKLSPSESSHPAEFKVDNNHLLLLMIHVFRENEEQLFKMVRMSTGHMEGDLQPLYLLLTDCYIYLLRKGAAEKPYTVEDAVSYNELDYISVGLDQQTVTLVCTNRRRKFLLDTADTSLTSWFLTILKSAMVKGCREPPYPSVLTDATMEKLALTKFVSQESHSEVSEVSIKLYSLVHWEDPMDMTLSPQGGPPNLGGFSSTKEGSLQYRSGTTYLGKEQWKNCYLVLSNGILYLYAERTDVTPLLSVTMGGEHCGGCRRSNNTERPHAFQVVLTERPPLVLSANNEQDMAEWMQLLCQSVSKGVIPQGVSPTPCIPCCLVVTDKKLLTCHQDCQTSFFRSLGSADICDVIAVSLEADMEYCVIEFAADRAQFLPPWVLYFSGCGERDRLLQALDDAWKAIFQVELPHRDVSDPLVQKRCGEALELMKSAWQRADSLARGRAQREPWC, from the exons atggatcaactgaaagtAAAGGATCGTATACTGGAAAATATCTCATTTTCTGTTAAGAAG CTGCAGAGTTACTTTGCTGCCTGCGAGGATGAAACTCCAGCTATTCGGAATCACGACCGGGTACTGCAACGGCTCTGTGAACACCTTGACCACGCTCTGCTATATGG GCTGCAAGACATTTCTTCGGGCTACTGGGTGCTGGTCCTTCACTTCACTAGAAGAGAGGCTGTGCGGCAGATAGATGAGCTTCAGCACATAGCAACCAACCTTGGTCGAA GTCGTGCATGGCTATACCTGGCACTGAGCGAGAGCTCTTTAGAGAGCTATCTTCGGCTCTTTCAGGAGAACCAAGCACTGCTGCATAAGTATTATTTCAA GAACGCACTGGTCTGCAGTCACGACCACCTCACACTCTTTCTCACGCTGGTGTCCGGCCTGGAGTTCATTCGCTTCGATCTGGAGCTG GATGTGCCCTATCTAGATGTGGCCCCCTACATGCCAGAATACTACAAACCACAGAACCTGCTGGACTTTGAGGAAAGACTGCCCAGCTCAGACAGCCTGTCTCTGCACTCCTTCACCTCCCTCACCTCCACCAACCTGGAGTGGGATGATAGTGCCATAGCTCCCTCTAGTGAAG AGGGTGACCTGACTGACCAGGCAAGCTGCCCACGGTCCAGTGGCTCTGATCCACAGACGGTCATAAGCGACACTGTGGTGCTTTCTACCACTGTGAAGGTGAAGCTACCGCCTGTGTCTCCTCACAGCCCCACATTCAGACACAACCCATTCAACGAGGACTCGGACACCAATACCTCAGCTGACGTCACACCAGTTCATGTGCCTAGCCGCCACAGTAGCACCACCACAGGGGATGACACGGAGATCAACAGCAATGAGCTTGAGGTTATTAG gatgGCAAAACGAAGGAAACCAACAAAGAAGAGACGTGGAAAGAGCTTTACCGATTCCATCAGCAGCACCCATAACTCCATCTCCTCTGAACAAGTGGAAATGGAAAGTAGCATCACTTCAGTAGATGCTGATTTAGTTAACTGCCCTATAGTGAAGCTGTATGATGAAGGAGAGTTGAGGAGAAGCCGGCTTGGATCAGAGGTTCTGGATGAAGGACGCGATGATGGAACAGGCCTGCGACTCCCAGAGATGGCAGACACCTCCATGGACAGCTTGGGCCAACCGCTGTGTGACGTCATTGACCAGCTCAATGGGGCTCTGGATCGAGAGGACACCTGGGAACAtccagaggaggagaaaaatagCAAATGCTCTTATCGGAGCTCCGAGCCTCCTGCACAGCAGCCCTTTCGTAAGGATTCAGGGGGTAAACCACCTGATCCGGCCCCAGGAGAGACCTCTTGCTCCCCTCTGGCCAAAAGCCCCGGCTTCCTGCCGACCTCTCCAGTTCCTGCAGACGTTTGCTGCTTTACCCCCAACAGTCCAGACTCTGCTCCCACGGGTGGTAGCCACCATGACTCTACAGAGCTTAGCCAGTCACAAACTTTTTCAGGTGGCCTTGAAGATGAAAGAGAAGCAGAAGCGATTGCAGGACAAGAACCCGTCttgaaggaggaggaagacgcacaaacagacaaagagACTTTTAAAGCCAAAGAAGCAAAACAAGTATTACAAGAGGAGAAGCTTAGTCCCTCTGAAAGTTCTCATCCTGCAGAGTTTAA GGTGGACAACAATCACTTGCTGCTGCTTATGATTCATGTGTTCAGAGAGAATGAGGAGCAGCTCTTCAAG atGGTGAGGATGAGCACAGGTCACATGGAGGGGGACCTGCAGCCTCTTTATCTGCTGCTGACTGACTGTTACATCTACCTTCTTAGAAAGG GTGCAGCAGAGAAGCCCTACACAGTAGAAGATGCTGTTTCTTATAACGAGCTGGACTACATATCA gtGGGCCTCGATCAGCAGACAGTAACTCTGGTTTGCACCAACAGACGAAGAAAATTCCTCTTGGACACAGCTGACACCTCGCTGACAAG TTGGTTCCTGACTATTCTCAAGTCAGCTATGGTAAAAGGATGTCGAGAGCCTCCGTACCCCTCAGTTCTGACAGACGCCACCATGGAAAAACTGGCTCTCACCAAATTTGTCTCCCAGGAGTCTCACTCCGAG GTATCTGAAGTGTCTATTAAACTGTATTCACTGGTTCACTGGGAGGATCCTATGGACATGACTTTATCTCCCCAAGGTGGTCCACCAAATCTTGGAGGATTTTCCAGCACAAAAGAAGGGTCTCTGCAGTATCGGTCTGGAACTACATACCTGGGTAAAGAGCAGTGGAAGAACTGCTACCTCGTTCTCAG TAATGGGATTCTGTACCTGTATGCAGAAAGAACAGATGTGACCCCCCTGCTCTCAGTCACCATGGG AGGAGAGCACTGTGGAGGCTGCCGTCGCTCAAACAACACAGAACGTCCACATGCTTTCCAAGTCGTCCTGACAGAGCGCCCCCCGCTGGTGCTCAGTGCAAATAACGAGCAGGACATGGCTGAGTGGATGCAGTTACTCTGCCAGTCTGTGTCTAAAGGG GTCATTCCTCAGGGTGTCTCCCCCACCCCGTGTATCCCATGTTGTCTCGTGGTGACCGACAAGAAGCTGCTGACTTGCCATCAGGACTGCCAGACGAGTTTCTTTCGTTCGCTGGGCAGTGCTGACATCTGTGATGTCATCGCTGTCAGCCTGGAGGCGGACATGGAGTACTGTGTTATT GAGTTTGCGGCTGATCGGGCACAGTTCCTCCCGCCCTGGGTTTTGTACTTCAGCGGCTGTGGAGAAAGAGATCGATTGCTGCAGGCTTTGGACGACGCATGGAAAGCCATTTTTCAG GTTGAGCTTCCTCACAGAGACGTTTCTGATCCATTGGTGCAGAAACGCTGCGGCGAGGCACTCGAGCTGATGAAGAGCGCCTGGCAGAGAGCCGACAGTCTGGCTCGAGGCAGAGCCCAGCGTGAACCGTGGTGCTGA